Proteins encoded within one genomic window of Pseudalkalibacillus sp. SCS-8:
- a CDS encoding DUF6944 family repetitive protein produces MVGTQIIEISGSWTQAVGTILAAIGSTPSFYLPKEVNKQLRIVGNALQALGNAIQAAGSPTITLESTGNSIQVVGNLTVIYGIVADLPDVKKQEFQIAGNWLQALGALLAVFEQIQNLREEFLNVLGNTLQTWGNSLQAIGGILGLQGDQVTSTNLGVNGSWIQALGSVFTAVGTSVPKQNNDEDEDGENS; encoded by the coding sequence ATGGTGGGCACGCAGATTATTGAGATATCCGGTTCCTGGACGCAAGCGGTCGGTACGATTCTCGCGGCAATCGGCAGTACACCAAGCTTCTACCTGCCGAAGGAAGTCAACAAACAGCTTCGTATTGTCGGAAATGCACTCCAAGCTTTAGGGAATGCAATTCAAGCAGCAGGCTCCCCAACCATCACCTTAGAATCGACAGGAAATTCCATCCAGGTAGTCGGAAACCTGACCGTCATCTACGGGATTGTAGCCGACCTCCCCGATGTTAAGAAACAAGAATTTCAAATCGCAGGAAACTGGCTCCAGGCTTTGGGTGCGCTGTTGGCAGTGTTTGAACAAATCCAGAATTTACGAGAGGAGTTCTTGAACGTTCTCGGGAACACCCTACAAACGTGGGGGAACTCGCTTCAGGCAATCGGTGGGATCCTTGGCCTTCAAGGCGATCAGGTAACAAGCACCAATTTAGGGGTGAATGGAAGCTGGATTCAAGCATTAGGTTCCGTCTTTACTGCTGTTGGTACATCGGTTCCCAAACAAAATAATGATGAAGATGAGGATGGAGAGAATAGCTGA
- a CDS encoding DUF418 domain-containing protein, which produces MQPSPLANNQRITTIDMLRGFALFGIFLVNMPSFFSPAFQYDYYSLPIAYEGVDQWVRLFFDLFVQARFYPIFSFLFGFGFFIFLSRAELKSDHPRKLFVRRLTILLVIGLLHLVFLWYGDILHTYALTGFLLFLFYSRKPRTILIWAFALLVLFYGLTAAQLLVPDTLMKQVQYMNETVGNKKVEESITTYTEAGFGELIAYRFSEEVLPILQLTIFSVPLILALFLFGLYVAKRGIIADPAKHIRLIKKVWITSGVFAVPFTLWLGAVQLNVVDYGYKEDTAEFLLQQISGLFLAAFYISSFVLFVQKVPITKGLRALDAAGRMALTNYLLQTFFAVILALGFDLFNRISLSIGLLICLAFFSLQLIFSLYWLKYFQYGPFEWVWRSLTYRQKQPFWRTDRFEKTGDM; this is translated from the coding sequence TTGCAACCATCGCCATTAGCAAACAACCAACGTATTACGACCATTGATATGTTAAGAGGATTTGCCCTTTTCGGCATTTTCCTTGTAAACATGCCTTCTTTTTTCAGTCCAGCCTTTCAATATGATTACTATTCCCTTCCGATTGCATATGAAGGGGTGGATCAATGGGTTCGGCTGTTCTTCGACTTGTTTGTTCAAGCTCGCTTTTACCCGATTTTTTCTTTCTTATTTGGATTCGGCTTTTTTATTTTTTTATCACGTGCGGAATTGAAATCGGACCATCCACGTAAATTGTTCGTCCGCAGATTGACCATCCTTTTGGTTATCGGTCTCCTGCATCTTGTTTTTCTCTGGTATGGAGACATTTTACATACGTACGCTTTGACAGGATTTCTCTTGTTCCTGTTTTACTCGCGTAAACCGCGGACAATCCTGATCTGGGCTTTTGCATTGCTCGTCTTATTTTATGGTTTGACGGCAGCCCAATTGCTCGTTCCTGACACCTTGATGAAACAGGTACAATACATGAACGAAACGGTCGGTAATAAGAAAGTGGAGGAATCGATCACGACTTATACGGAAGCAGGTTTTGGGGAATTGATTGCCTATCGTTTTTCTGAAGAGGTTCTTCCTATCTTGCAGCTTACAATCTTTAGCGTCCCCCTTATCCTTGCTTTATTCCTATTCGGACTTTATGTGGCAAAGAGAGGCATTATCGCTGATCCAGCCAAACATATACGTCTCATTAAAAAAGTCTGGATCACCAGCGGGGTATTCGCTGTACCATTTACATTGTGGCTTGGAGCCGTCCAATTGAACGTTGTGGATTATGGCTATAAGGAGGATACGGCTGAGTTTTTACTGCAACAGATCAGTGGCTTGTTCTTGGCAGCTTTCTATATTTCTTCCTTTGTCTTATTCGTGCAAAAGGTTCCGATTACAAAAGGATTACGTGCATTGGATGCAGCCGGAAGAATGGCACTGACGAATTATCTTCTGCAGACCTTTTTTGCGGTCATCCTTGCACTCGGGTTTGATTTGTTCAACCGCATCAGTCTTTCGATCGGACTATTGATATGTTTGGCCTTTTTCTCACTTCAGCTCATTTTCAGCCTGTATTGGCTGAAATACTTTCAATACGGACCGTTCGAGTGGGTATGGCGTTCGTTGACCTATCGACAAAAACAGCCATTCTGGAGGACAGATCGATTCGAAAAAACGGGTGACATGTAA
- a CDS encoding ATP-binding protein: MWIIVKDILVNVLFILFPALFYIVFLREDDRIRRRIIASRFFFVLFISIILTMSLPAVYSEEFKYDLRIIPIIIAYLYGGIRPGLSLTAAMLGLTAFLYPSEIFTTFLNYLIVSIVLLLIHTYYHGRSKKGKILIVSGIYLIIAMVRAVYITVNGYTDQILVTFYLVLITLITLVSVIALIETFKRQLSLQREIEHIEKMNAISQLAASVAHEIRNPMTTVRGFLQILSNSKHIPESDRSFISISIEELDRAQTIINEYLSLSKKQESAYERIDLTRVINDATQVISTYAVIHNVEITTSIDEDLEVNCYKHEIQQVLINIMKNGIEAMQENGKMHISATRKDQYIEIIIQDNGCGIDKEHLKRLGTPYFSTKEEGTGLGLTVSFEIIKRMKGSIDVQSQIGQGTTFIILLPASPDRQNDKI, from the coding sequence ATGTGGATTATAGTTAAAGATATATTGGTCAATGTGCTTTTTATCCTGTTCCCTGCGCTGTTTTATATCGTGTTTCTTCGCGAGGACGATCGTATCCGCAGAAGGATCATCGCCTCAAGGTTTTTTTTCGTACTGTTCATTTCAATTATCCTTACAATGTCTTTACCGGCGGTTTATTCAGAGGAATTCAAATATGATTTAAGAATCATTCCGATTATCATCGCCTATTTGTATGGAGGGATCCGGCCAGGCTTATCCTTGACAGCTGCTATGTTAGGGCTGACTGCGTTTCTTTATCCGAGTGAAATTTTCACGACTTTCCTTAATTATTTAATTGTCTCGATCGTCTTACTTCTTATACATACGTATTACCACGGACGTTCTAAAAAAGGAAAAATCCTTATCGTGTCAGGAATATACCTTATCATTGCAATGGTAAGGGCTGTTTATATCACCGTTAACGGCTATACTGATCAAATTCTTGTAACGTTTTATCTTGTCTTGATTACCCTCATCACTTTGGTTTCTGTCATTGCCTTGATTGAAACCTTTAAGAGGCAGCTGAGCTTGCAGCGGGAAATCGAACATATCGAAAAGATGAATGCCATCAGTCAGCTGGCAGCATCCGTCGCACATGAAATCCGGAATCCGATGACGACTGTGCGAGGCTTTCTTCAAATTTTAAGCAACAGCAAGCATATACCAGAGTCAGACAGGTCATTCATCTCGATATCCATTGAGGAATTGGACCGTGCACAAACAATTATCAATGAATACCTTTCACTCTCAAAAAAGCAGGAGAGTGCTTATGAACGAATCGATCTGACGAGAGTCATCAACGATGCGACCCAGGTCATCTCCACATACGCTGTTATTCATAATGTCGAAATCACGACATCCATTGACGAAGATCTTGAGGTGAATTGCTATAAGCATGAAATCCAACAAGTGCTGATCAACATCATGAAAAATGGCATTGAGGCGATGCAGGAGAATGGCAAGATGCACATTTCTGCTACTCGCAAGGATCAATACATTGAAATCATCATTCAAGATAATGGGTGTGGAATCGATAAAGAGCATTTGAAGCGGCTTGGTACCCCTTATTTTTCGACAAAAGAAGAAGGTACAGGATTAGGACTGACGGTAAGCTTTGAAATCATAAAACGGATGAAGGGATCGATTGATGTCCAAAGTCAAATCGGGCAAGGAACAACCTTCATCATCTTACTTCCTGCTTCACCTGACCGACAGAATGACAAAATTTAA
- a CDS encoding MFS transporter produces MNHPTENPSVTYKRIILILSIAVLLVVMNTTMFNVALPTILKDFDLTASEGAWIVSGYSIVLAIFTITYTRLSDYLPIRGLLITGIVIFGLSSILGFFAMNFAWLMVARLCQAAGAAAIPGLSMVFAGRFIPKRNRGRAMAMIASAASFGFGLGPVTGGWITNSLDWNYLFIVTLFVLLVIPVLFRKLPIEEFRKGQFDVLGGILTGLTITSFLLYISTREWYYIGLFFILAYALWMRITRVKIPFIQPNLLQNKGYRKILYISFLGFCTHFAILLLMPIMLEQVFEKSPSLVGMIIFPGAMFSAFAAIYVGRLIDRYGNIRVMVWATFLLGLSTLIFGFLSPFSAYMIMFGYMFTSFGFSSLSSSSTNEVSQILPKEQVAAGIGMKQLTQFVGSATGAVLGGILLELSGGPYTVFDFQFTFFTTSVLMLIAFAFLWLYRKNAVPN; encoded by the coding sequence ATGAATCATCCAACAGAAAATCCATCTGTTACGTATAAACGCATTATTCTGATCCTCAGTATAGCGGTCTTGTTAGTTGTGATGAACACGACAATGTTCAATGTCGCTTTGCCTACTATTCTGAAGGATTTTGATTTGACCGCCTCAGAAGGGGCCTGGATCGTTTCCGGGTACTCGATCGTGCTTGCGATCTTTACGATCACATATACACGTCTTTCCGATTATCTGCCGATCCGCGGCTTACTCATAACTGGAATTGTGATATTCGGTCTTTCCTCTATCTTAGGATTCTTTGCGATGAACTTTGCATGGCTGATGGTTGCAAGGCTTTGTCAGGCAGCAGGTGCTGCAGCGATCCCGGGTCTTTCCATGGTATTTGCCGGGAGGTTCATTCCGAAGCGTAATCGGGGCCGTGCGATGGCCATGATCGCTTCAGCCGCTTCGTTCGGCTTCGGGTTAGGTCCTGTCACTGGAGGCTGGATTACAAACTCTCTCGATTGGAATTACTTATTTATCGTCACACTTTTTGTTTTGCTGGTCATTCCCGTTCTCTTTCGAAAGCTCCCGATTGAGGAATTTCGAAAAGGCCAGTTTGATGTGCTTGGGGGGATCCTGACAGGGCTCACGATTACCTCATTCCTCCTCTACATCTCAACAAGAGAATGGTATTATATCGGACTTTTCTTCATCCTTGCTTATGCACTATGGATGCGGATTACGCGGGTGAAGATTCCGTTCATCCAGCCGAATCTGCTTCAAAACAAAGGCTATCGAAAAATTTTATATATCAGCTTTTTAGGTTTTTGCACACACTTTGCCATTCTATTATTGATGCCGATTATGCTGGAACAAGTCTTTGAAAAATCGCCTTCGCTAGTCGGAATGATCATCTTCCCTGGTGCGATGTTCTCTGCCTTTGCCGCGATTTACGTAGGACGGTTGATCGATCGATATGGCAATATCCGCGTCATGGTCTGGGCGACCTTCTTACTCGGTTTGTCGACATTGATCTTCGGCTTCCTTTCGCCATTCAGCGCATACATGATCATGTTCGGGTATATGTTCACGAGCTTCGGATTTTCCAGTCTTTCATCAAGCTCAACGAATGAGGTTTCTCAAATTTTACCGAAGGAGCAAGTGGCAGCTGGCATCGGGATGAAGCAGCTGACCCAATTCGTAGGGAGTGCAACAGGAGCGGTCCTTGGTGGAATTCTATTGGAATTGAGTGGTGGTCCGTATACCGTATTCGACTTCCAATTTACGTTCTTTACAACCTCCGTACTTATGCTGATTGCATTCGCATTCTTATGGCTCTACCGGAAAAATGCTGTTCCAAATTAA
- a CDS encoding ABC transporter ATP-binding protein, whose protein sequence is MKRDLNEKNQSTQPPPRRHRGIGAKPPKVENMGATMKRIWTYMAGEKKRFILILSIVVISSALSLLGPYLLGVAVDSIIADPAGDTLFFMVSILLAVYLLHSVTSWLQNYWMIDISQNTVYAIRNHLFSHLQQLPLLFYQKRQQGELMSRHTNDIENISRTLNSAIIQFTTSMLTIAGTVGMMLWLSPLLTLLTLTIVPVMYFGMKWITKRTGRYFKEQQKQLGDMNGYVEEMFSGQQIVTMYSQEKRVIEEFSHKNKSLKEASYWAQTYTGFIPKLMNMLNNVSFAIIVGAGGLLALNGLVSIGIIVTFTTYSRQFTRPLNDLANQYNMILSAVAGAERVFQILDEADEKIHDEKAEDLNRIKGDITFKSVNFSYEEDQPILRDISFHASQGETVALVGPTGAGKTTILSLLSRFYEHDNGDILVDGKDIRTITRESLRRQMGVVLQDSILFHTTIRENIRYGRLDASDDEVEQVAKAAHAHEFIMRLPDGYDTVLDSDGKGISHGQRQLLSIARAMLADPALLILDEATSSIDTVTEMKITDALDTLMEGRTSFVIAHRLNTIRNADCILVLSDGRIIEKGNHDELLRKNGFYADLVHTQTSRAEVVNE, encoded by the coding sequence ATGAAACGTGACCTGAATGAAAAGAATCAGTCAACGCAGCCTCCTCCGCGGCGTCATCGGGGGATTGGAGCAAAGCCACCAAAGGTAGAGAATATGGGAGCGACGATGAAACGGATTTGGACGTATATGGCGGGTGAGAAGAAACGTTTCATCCTTATACTTTCCATCGTTGTGATCAGTTCTGCTTTGTCGTTGTTAGGCCCTTATTTACTTGGGGTTGCAGTTGACTCGATCATTGCAGACCCTGCTGGGGATACGCTCTTTTTTATGGTGAGTATCCTGTTAGCCGTTTATCTCCTACATTCCGTAACTTCCTGGCTACAAAATTATTGGATGATCGACATTTCACAAAACACGGTTTATGCTATCCGGAATCATTTGTTTTCTCATCTGCAGCAATTGCCGTTATTGTTTTATCAAAAGCGCCAACAAGGCGAGTTGATGAGCAGGCACACGAATGATATCGAAAACATCAGCAGGACGTTGAACTCTGCCATCATCCAGTTTACGACAAGTATGCTGACGATAGCCGGTACAGTCGGGATGATGCTTTGGTTAAGTCCGCTTCTTACCCTTCTAACGCTAACGATCGTCCCTGTCATGTATTTCGGGATGAAATGGATTACGAAACGGACGGGACGGTACTTTAAAGAACAGCAAAAGCAGCTAGGGGATATGAACGGATATGTCGAGGAAATGTTTTCAGGACAGCAAATTGTCACGATGTATTCTCAAGAGAAACGTGTAATCGAGGAATTCTCTCATAAAAATAAATCGTTGAAGGAAGCCAGCTACTGGGCACAAACGTACACAGGGTTCATCCCGAAGCTCATGAACATGCTTAATAATGTCAGCTTCGCAATCATAGTCGGAGCTGGAGGTCTGCTCGCATTGAACGGCTTGGTCTCAATTGGAATCATTGTCACGTTCACGACTTATTCAAGGCAGTTTACAAGACCACTGAATGATTTAGCGAACCAGTACAATATGATTTTATCTGCTGTTGCTGGAGCAGAGCGTGTATTTCAAATCCTCGACGAGGCAGATGAAAAAATTCACGATGAAAAAGCGGAAGACCTTAATCGGATCAAGGGAGATATAACCTTCAAGTCTGTCAATTTTTCTTATGAAGAGGATCAGCCGATTCTAAGGGACATCAGCTTTCATGCTTCACAAGGGGAAACAGTCGCGCTCGTCGGGCCCACTGGAGCTGGAAAAACGACGATATTATCCTTACTCTCAAGGTTTTACGAGCATGATAATGGTGACATTCTCGTCGATGGGAAAGACATCCGTACGATAACGAGGGAAAGCTTGCGACGACAAATGGGCGTCGTGCTCCAGGACTCGATCCTCTTCCATACGACCATTCGTGAAAACATAAGATATGGAAGACTGGATGCCTCAGATGACGAGGTGGAACAAGTCGCTAAAGCTGCCCATGCGCATGAGTTTATCATGCGGCTTCCTGATGGATATGACACTGTTTTGGATTCTGACGGAAAAGGGATTAGCCATGGCCAAAGACAATTGCTCTCCATCGCAAGAGCAATGCTGGCCGATCCGGCACTGTTGATTTTGGATGAGGCGACGAGCAGCATCGATACGGTGACGGAAATGAAGATAACGGATGCCCTCGATACATTGATGGAAGGGCGCACAAGCTTTGTTATCGCTCATAGGCTGAACACGATCCGTAATGCAGACTGCATACTCGTACTGAGCGACGGACGTATCATTGAAAAAGGAAATCATGATGAATTACTTCGCAAAAACGGCTTCTATGCGGATCTTGTTCATACGCAAACGAGTCGTGCTGAGGTCGTCAACGAATAG
- the abc-f gene encoding ribosomal protection-like ABC-F family protein — MLILKAEHIAVERDGRLIFEDADFEIHKGEHIALLGKNGVGKTTFINVLMGEVESTRGKVHHYRKKEDWAVVLQYDQVDRDTTAREFVEMESPERYSLKKRLASFEKKMAKNTYTEKELSTYSELLQKYIDLDGYGWSSSIERSLKRMGLHEAVWETPFAHLSGGQKTRAKLARVMRTEPDLLVLDEPTNHLDAETMEWLGNWLQNFKGTLLFISHERAFIDQVAHFTYELTPGGTKKYQGGYSDYKKQKEHERRTKEAAYQKQQTEKRKLQEAVTTYKQWFQKAHNAASERDPFAKKKANKNITRFKAKEAALERIKKNKVEKPEEQLRINVEFGTGSFESKHLVRVEKMSFHYERDTPLFDKVSFTVERGDRMAVIGRNGTGKTTLLKLITGHLDPVEGTIQQHPQLIPGYFMQELEGLDPDLSVLQQIQESSELSESEVRTILACFLFRRDDVHKQIKHLSMGEKCRVAFVKLYFSEANLLVLDEPTNYLDIDTRERIEEALRIYPGTVVTVSHDTYLLDQVANRVLSLNDGFYDYCGTYKEWLTHDRVSPEQQGMENELERLKFLLSNLMSTENVEDETELKNQIRKIKERIQQINNDL, encoded by the coding sequence ATGCTGATTTTAAAAGCTGAACATATTGCAGTTGAACGGGATGGTCGTCTCATTTTTGAAGATGCTGATTTTGAAATCCATAAAGGTGAACATATTGCTTTACTTGGGAAGAATGGAGTCGGGAAGACGACTTTTATAAACGTTCTAATGGGTGAGGTGGAAAGTACACGAGGTAAAGTTCATCATTATCGTAAAAAAGAAGATTGGGCGGTTGTTTTACAATACGACCAGGTTGATCGAGATACCACGGCACGGGAATTTGTAGAGATGGAATCACCTGAACGATACAGCCTCAAAAAACGTTTAGCGAGTTTCGAAAAGAAAATGGCGAAGAATACGTATACGGAGAAAGAGTTATCCACGTATAGTGAGTTATTGCAAAAGTATATCGACCTTGATGGATATGGGTGGTCCTCTTCAATTGAAAGATCTCTAAAACGTATGGGTTTGCATGAAGCGGTCTGGGAAACACCTTTTGCCCATCTGAGTGGAGGCCAAAAGACACGCGCCAAGCTCGCAAGGGTGATGCGCACGGAGCCCGACCTGCTCGTTCTAGATGAACCGACAAATCATTTAGATGCCGAAACGATGGAATGGCTGGGGAATTGGCTGCAAAATTTCAAGGGGACATTACTTTTCATCTCTCATGAACGTGCCTTTATTGACCAGGTCGCACATTTTACTTATGAACTTACCCCCGGCGGAACGAAGAAATATCAAGGTGGGTATTCTGACTATAAGAAACAGAAGGAGCATGAACGGCGTACGAAGGAAGCGGCCTATCAAAAGCAACAAACAGAAAAGCGAAAGCTGCAGGAGGCTGTGACGACGTATAAGCAATGGTTCCAGAAGGCCCATAATGCCGCCAGTGAGCGAGATCCTTTTGCGAAAAAAAAGGCGAACAAAAATATAACGAGGTTCAAGGCGAAAGAAGCTGCCCTTGAACGAATCAAAAAGAATAAGGTGGAAAAGCCGGAAGAACAACTACGCATTAACGTCGAGTTTGGAACAGGATCGTTTGAAAGTAAACATCTCGTTCGAGTTGAAAAGATGTCGTTTCACTATGAGCGAGATACACCATTATTTGATAAGGTTTCGTTTACCGTTGAAAGAGGAGATCGAATGGCTGTCATCGGACGGAACGGAACCGGGAAAACGACTTTATTGAAGCTGATCACAGGCCACTTGGATCCGGTTGAGGGGACCATCCAGCAGCACCCTCAGCTGATTCCAGGCTATTTCATGCAAGAGCTTGAGGGTCTGGATCCTGATTTATCCGTTCTGCAACAAATTCAGGAGAGTTCAGAGCTGAGTGAATCCGAAGTGCGGACCATTCTCGCTTGTTTTTTATTCAGACGGGATGATGTGCATAAGCAAATCAAGCATTTAAGCATGGGTGAAAAATGCCGGGTTGCATTCGTAAAGCTTTATTTTTCAGAGGCGAACTTGCTTGTGCTTGATGAACCGACGAATTATTTGGATATTGATACGAGGGAACGGATTGAAGAAGCCTTAAGGATCTATCCTGGCACTGTAGTAACGGTTTCCCATGACACCTATCTTCTTGATCAAGTCGCCAACCGAGTCCTTTCGTTGAATGATGGGTTCTATGATTATTGCGGAACCTATAAGGAATGGCTGACACATGATCGTGTATCACCTGAGCAGCAGGGGATGGAAAATGAATTGGAACGATTGAAATTTCTGCTGTCCAATTTAATGTCAACCGAGAACGTAGAGGATGAAACGGAACTGAAAAACCAAATCAGAAAGATCAAAGAGCGGATTCAACAAATTAACAACGATCTTTAA
- a CDS encoding class I SAM-dependent rRNA methyltransferase gives MMEEQKVTIKSKYANRLDGGYPLLLKEAIVNIHELKEEGTVLKLVDEKGRFLGKGYYGIQNKGYGWVLTRKDEPVDFSFFERKIKSAIQARQSFFDDPNTNAFRLVNGEGDGIGGVTIDYFNGYLLINWYSEGIFRFKEPILEALKNSLEFKGIYEKKRFDQKGQYIDDDDFVLGERAQFPIVVQENGVHFAIYLNDGAMVGVFLDQREVRKSIRDQFAAGKTVLNTFSYTGAFSVFAALGGAPKTTSVDLANRSHSKTIEQFSLNEIDYEAHEIRVMDVFNYFKYAVRKNIKFDMVILDPPSFARSKKHRFSVAKGYKDLLKEAIAITEDDGIIVASTNYAGFNMKKFKSFVEKAFKEMNGTYKIIQEHSLPDDFKTIPEFPEGDYLKVLFIKKIKG, from the coding sequence ATGATGGAAGAACAGAAAGTGACGATAAAATCGAAATATGCAAATCGTTTAGACGGTGGCTACCCCCTCTTGTTGAAAGAAGCGATCGTGAACATCCATGAGCTGAAGGAGGAAGGTACTGTATTAAAGCTGGTGGATGAAAAAGGACGCTTCCTTGGAAAAGGCTATTACGGCATTCAGAACAAAGGATACGGATGGGTGCTGACAAGAAAGGATGAACCAGTCGATTTTTCTTTCTTTGAGCGAAAAATCAAAAGCGCCATCCAAGCTCGTCAGTCTTTTTTCGATGATCCGAACACGAATGCATTCCGCCTTGTGAATGGGGAAGGCGATGGAATTGGCGGGGTGACAATCGATTACTTCAATGGGTACCTGCTTATTAATTGGTATAGCGAAGGGATCTTCCGGTTCAAGGAGCCGATCCTTGAAGCGCTGAAGAACAGCCTGGAATTCAAAGGAATCTATGAGAAGAAACGTTTCGATCAAAAAGGACAATACATAGACGATGATGATTTTGTACTCGGGGAGCGGGCTCAATTTCCAATTGTCGTACAGGAGAATGGTGTTCATTTCGCCATTTACTTGAATGATGGTGCGATGGTCGGTGTGTTCTTGGATCAAAGGGAGGTACGAAAGAGTATCCGTGATCAATTCGCTGCTGGAAAGACCGTCCTTAATACCTTTTCCTATACAGGAGCTTTCTCTGTTTTCGCAGCCCTGGGTGGTGCACCGAAAACGACGAGTGTAGACCTTGCGAACCGAAGCCACAGCAAGACCATCGAGCAATTCAGTTTGAATGAAATCGATTATGAAGCACATGAAATCCGCGTTATGGATGTGTTTAACTACTTCAAATATGCGGTACGGAAGAACATCAAGTTCGATATGGTCATTCTTGACCCGCCGAGTTTTGCCCGATCAAAAAAGCATCGCTTTAGTGTCGCAAAAGGCTACAAAGATCTTCTAAAAGAAGCGATTGCGATTACGGAGGATGATGGCATAATCGTCGCTTCCACCAATTATGCAGGCTTCAATATGAAAAAGTTCAAGTCGTTCGTGGAGAAGGCCTTTAAGGAAATGAACGGAACCTATAAGATCATTCAGGAACATTCCTTACCAGATGATTTCAAGACGATACCAGAATTCCCTGAAGGAGATTATTTGAAGGTCCTATTCATTAAAAAGATAAAAGGCTGA
- the hemF gene encoding oxygen-dependent coproporphyrinogen oxidase gives MNSIHSPQSRTVDKTYIRDTFKTLQDEICKKLEESDGTGRFQEELWHREAGGGGRTRIIENGSVIEKGGVNFSEVYGVLSDQMADVLQIQRGGTFFATGVSIVMHPISPMVPIIHMNVRYFEVSNGEKWFGGGIDLTPIYIDVPQAKGFHQKLKGICDRHHASYYPTFKKWADDYFYIKHRHETRGVGGIFFDRLGVDDTFTIEERFDFVKEVGEAFAPIYTSLIQSNRHLPYEEAEKQWQRIRRGRYVEFNLIYDRGTKFGLDSGGRIESIFMSLPPEVSWMYNFQPQPGSKEAETQKLLRKEIDWLNG, from the coding sequence ATGAACAGCATACATTCACCGCAATCACGTACGGTTGATAAAACGTATATTCGCGATACCTTCAAGACACTTCAGGACGAAATTTGTAAAAAGCTTGAGGAAAGTGATGGGACAGGCCGGTTTCAGGAGGAATTATGGCACCGGGAAGCAGGAGGTGGAGGGAGGACACGGATCATCGAAAATGGATCCGTCATCGAAAAGGGTGGCGTCAACTTTTCAGAGGTCTATGGTGTTCTTTCTGATCAGATGGCGGATGTGTTGCAGATCCAGCGAGGAGGCACTTTTTTTGCCACTGGCGTTTCCATCGTCATGCATCCAATCAGTCCGATGGTACCGATCATCCATATGAACGTTCGTTACTTTGAAGTATCCAACGGAGAAAAATGGTTTGGTGGAGGAATCGACCTGACTCCAATATATATTGATGTGCCACAAGCGAAAGGATTCCATCAAAAATTGAAAGGGATTTGTGATCGTCATCACGCCTCCTATTACCCAACCTTCAAAAAGTGGGCGGATGACTATTTCTATATCAAACATCGTCATGAAACGAGGGGGGTAGGAGGCATTTTCTTTGATCGATTAGGGGTAGATGATACGTTTACGATTGAAGAGCGGTTCGATTTCGTCAAGGAGGTGGGAGAGGCGTTTGCACCGATTTATACCTCCCTCATCCAATCAAACCGTCATCTTCCCTATGAGGAAGCTGAGAAGCAATGGCAGCGGATTAGAAGAGGCCGGTATGTTGAGTTCAATCTCATTTATGACAGAGGAACAAAATTCGGATTGGATTCAGGAGGGCGGATCGAGTCGATCTTTATGAGCCTGCCGCCAGAAGTGAGCTGGATGTATAACTTCCAGCCTCAGCCTGGAAGTAAAGAGGCCGAGACGCAAAAGCTGCTCAGAAAAGAGATTGATTGGCTGAATGGATAA
- a CDS encoding glycosyltransferase, whose product MKKILIRIALVFVTAIIISSPLQAEAKADRTQHSYTEKEAKLIFDLRKLWIDHTIWTRNYIVSAIASAEDQDAALARLLQNQKDIGNAIKPYYGEKAGNKLAELLTEHIVIAGQLVEAAKNNDQANVKKYNKEWYRNADDIATFLSSANPNWSKKTLKELLDEHLVLTLDEAVARLEKNWEADIQAFDKGEVHIIMLADELSEGIIKQFPKKFK is encoded by the coding sequence ATGAAAAAGATCCTAATCCGAATCGCTCTCGTCTTCGTCACTGCAATTATCATTTCTTCACCATTGCAGGCAGAGGCCAAAGCTGATCGAACGCAACACAGTTATACAGAAAAGGAAGCAAAACTGATATTCGATTTACGAAAGCTATGGATCGATCATACGATCTGGACACGAAATTATATCGTCAGTGCAATTGCAAGTGCAGAGGATCAGGATGCCGCGTTGGCGAGGCTTTTGCAAAACCAGAAGGATATCGGTAATGCAATCAAGCCTTACTATGGCGAGAAGGCGGGCAACAAGCTTGCTGAATTGTTGACGGAGCATATCGTTATTGCAGGTCAACTCGTTGAAGCTGCTAAAAACAACGACCAGGCTAACGTTAAGAAATATAACAAGGAATGGTACCGTAACGCAGATGATATTGCTACTTTTTTAAGCTCGGCGAACCCTAATTGGTCGAAAAAGACCTTGAAAGAGCTGCTCGATGAACACCTTGTCCTCACATTGGATGAAGCTGTAGCAAGGTTAGAGAAAAACTGGGAGGCAGACATCCAGGCCTTTGATAAAGGGGAAGTCCACATCATCATGCTGGCTGATGAACTATCAGAAGGTATCATCAAACAATTCCCGAAGAAATTCAAATGA